One segment of Ipomoea triloba cultivar NCNSP0323 chromosome 12, ASM357664v1 DNA contains the following:
- the LOC116000162 gene encoding uncharacterized protein LOC116000162, translated as MKRREEKRRKFHEGLLKMLYPSPSSPSHQRESSEEAENTHSEGLDLDLVPDEYENERSSSSSSSASDHEGGCEPQKLTRAQRKRIRRKKMKEAASRRQKIIGPLLPNASDVGAEIADEHPPGVRQNAQTPEAAWSTKQNKVKQRRMAKKLGGESSTLSGMASTDAGSGPFNNASSKES; from the exons ATGAAGAGGAGGGAGGAGAAACGACGAAAATTCCATGAAGGCCTGCTGAAAATGCTCTATCCGTCTCCATCATCGCCTTCTCACCAA AGAGAAAGCAGCGAAGAAGCCGAGAACACTCATAGCGAAGGCCTCGACTTAGATCTCGTTCCAG ATGAATATGAGAATGAAAGgagctcttcttcttcttcttcggcaaGCGATCACGAGGGTGGATGTGAACCTCAGAAGCTAACTAGGGCTCAGAGGAAGCGTATTCgcaggaagaagatgaaggaaGCTGCTTCCCGCCGCCAGAAAATCATCGGGCCATTGTTGCCTAATGCAAGCGATGTAGGTGCGGAAATCGCAGACGAGCATCCTCCAGGTGTTCGACAAAATGCCCAAACGCCAG AAGCAGCGTGgtctacaaaacaaaataaggtAAAACAAAGAAGGATGGCTAAGAAGTTAGGCGGCGAGAGTTCAACGTTATCTGGCATGGCAAGTACTGATGCTGGTTCAGGACCATTCAACAATGCAAGCTCCAAGGAGTCTTAG
- the LOC116000360 gene encoding ruvB-like 2 — protein sequence MAEVKISEMRDLTRIERIGAHSHIRGLGLDSALEPRVASEGMVGQTSARKAAGVIVKMVQEGKIAGRAVLLAGQPGTGKTAIAMGMAKSLGQETPFAMLAGSELFSLEMSKTEALMQAFRKAIGVRIKEEAEVIEGEVVEIQIDRPAVAGAASKTGKLTLKTTDMETVYDLGTKMIEALGKEKVQSGDVIAIDKASGKITKLGRSFSRSRDYDAMGPQTKFVQCPDGELQKRKEVVHCVTLHEIDVINSRTQGFLALFTGDTGEIRAEVREQIDTKVAEWREEGKAEIIPGVLFIDEVHMLDIECFSFLNRALENDMAPILVVATNRGITTIRGTNYRSPHGIPIDFLDRLLIISTQPYSEEEIRKILDIRSQEEDVEMSEDAKILLTKIGVDTSLRYAIHLITAAALACLKRKGTIVEMEDVRRVYELFYDVKRSTQYLMEYQSQFMFNEVPTGEADEDETTAMVS from the exons ATGGCGGAGGTAAAAATCTCTGAGATGCGAGACCTGACCAGAATAGAGCGCATCGGCGCTCACTCACATATTCGAGGACTTGGCCTGGACTCCGCACTCGAGCCTCGAGTGGCGTCTGAAGGTATGGTGGGTCAGACCTCGGCCCGGAAAGCCGCCGGCGTGATCGTTAAGATGGTCCAGGAAGGAAAAATCGCCGGTCGTGCTGTGCTCCTAGCTGGCCAGCCAGGAACTGGGAAGACTGCAATTGCAATGGGCATGGCTAAGTCGTTAGGTCAGGAAACCCCCTTCGCAATGCTCGCCGGAAGCGAACTTTTCTCCCTCGAAATGTCAAAGACCGAAGCCCTAATGCAAGCGTTTAGGAAGGCAATTGGAGTTAGAATCAAAGAGGAGGCGGAGGTAATTGAAGGCGAGGTTGTGGAAATCCAAATTGACCGTCCCGCCGTGGCTGGGGCTGCTTCCAAGACGGGGAAGCTCACGCTTAAGACTACGGATATGGAGACTGTGTATGACTTGGGGACGAAGATGATTGAGGCCCTGGGGAAGGAGAAGGTGCAGAGCGGGGATGTTATTGCCATTGACAAGGCCTCCGGGAAGATTACTAAGCTCGGTAGATCGTTCTCGAGGTCTAGGGACTACGATGCTATGGGGCCACAAACCAAATTCGTGCAGTGCCCTGATGGGGAATTGCAGAAGAGGAAGGAGGTGGTGCATTGCGTTACACTCCATGAGATTGATGTCATCAATAGCAG AACACAGGGATTTCTGGCCCTTTTCACTGGCGATACTGGTGAAATTCGTGCTGAAGTGAGGGAACAGATAGATACGAAGGTTGCAGAGTGGAGGGAGGAAGGAAAGGCAGAGATTATCCCTGGTGTTCTCTTTATAGATGAAGTGCACATGCTCGACATTGAGTGCTTTTCGTTCCTTAACCGTGCTTTGGAGAATGACATGGCACCTATATTGGTTGTTGCTACCAATAGAGGGATTACAACGATCAGAGGCACAAACTATAGGTCCCCTCACGGGATTCCTATTGATTTCCTTGACCGCTTGCTTATCATCTCCACACAACCTTACTCAGAAGAAGAAATCCGCAAGATTCTTGATATCAGAAGCCAAGAAGAGGATGTGGAAATGTCTGAAGACGCAAAAATACTGTTAACGAAGATTGGGGTTGATACATCTTTAAGGTATGCTATTCACCTAATTACTGCTGCTGCACTAGCTTGCCTAAAGCGTAAGGGAACGATTGTAGAAATGGAAGATGTGCGTCGAGTTTATGAGCTCTTCTATGACGTGAAGAGATCAACGCAGTACCTCATGGAATATCAAAGCCAGTTCATGTTCAACGAAGTGCCAACAGGAGAGGCCGATGAAGATGAAACTACTGCAATGGTCTCATAA
- the LOC116000445 gene encoding glycosyltransferase 6-like, with the protein MVVSWGFPHHTQMASHRNRTPTFFSNGYAFAGATVLGILALWAFLSFLTPDSGSIYAGRKSAVVNGVEENQECPDGSQGFDRLHDPPEKNFYDDPKLSYTIDKPITNWDEKRRDWLEQHPSFIPGAATRILMVTGSQATPCRNPIGDHLLLRLFKNKVDYCRIHGYEIFYNNVLFQPVMFTFWAKVPTVRATMLAHPEAEWIWWVDSDAAITDMDFKLPLHRYKDHNLVVHGWLTLVEKSWTSVNAGVFLIRNCQWSMDFMDAWAKMGPQSPEYDYWGKTLHTTFSDKVTHEADDQSGLIYLILKEKQKWGNKIYVESEYYFEGYWLEIVGTLDNITDKYLGIEKQVPKLRRRHAEKVSESYAMAWEEHLKDAGFGRFSWRRPFITHFTGCQPCSGDHNQAYSGEVCGDSMHKALNFADNQVLRRYGFRHKDLLDTSSVVPLGFDFPA; encoded by the exons ATGGTGGTCTCATGGGGGTTTCCTCATCACACGCAGATGGCTTCACACAGGAACAGAACGCCGACGTTCTTCTCAAACGGGTACGCCTTCGCCGGCGCGACTGTGCTGGGAATCTTAGCCCTCTGGGCCTTCTTGAGTTTTCTGACGCCGGATTCCGGTTCCATTTACGCCGGGAGAAAGTCCGCGGTTGTGAACGGCGTTGAGGAGAATCAAGAATGTCCGGACGGGAGCCAGGGGTTCGACCGGCTTCACGACCCGCCGGAGAAAAACTTCTACGACGACCCGAAACTGAGCTACACGATCGACAAACCGATCACAAATTGGGACGAGAAGAGGAGAGATTGGCTGGAGCAACACCCCTCGTTTATCCCCGGAGCGGCGACCAGGATTTTGATGGTCACCGGCTCGCAGGCGACGCCGTGCCGGAACCCGATCGGAGATCATTTACTGCTCCGCCTGTTTAAAAACAAGGTGGATTACTGCAGAATCCACGGCTACGAAATCTTCTACAACAACGTTCTTTTCCAGCCCGTGATGTTTACCTTCTGGGCAAAAGTCCCGACGGTGCGCGCCACCATGCTTGCCCACCCGGAAGCCGAGTGGATCTGGTGGGTCGACTCCGACGCCGCCATAACCGACATGGATTTCAAGCTCCCTCTCCACCGTTACAAGGACCATAACCTAGTCGTCCACGGCTGGCTCACCCTGGTGGAGAAAAGCTGGACCAGCGTCAACGCCGGCGTCTTCCTCATCCGCAATTGCCAATGGTCCATGGACTTCATGGACGCCTGGGCAAAGATGGGACCCCAGTCGCCGGAGTACGATTACTGGGGCAAAACTCTACACACCACATTCAGCGACAAG GTAACCCATGAGGCGGATGATCAGTCAGGGCTGATATATCTAATCTTAAAGGAGAAACAAAAATGGGGGAACAAAATCTACGTGGAGAGCGAATACTACTTCGAGGGATATTGGCTTGAGATCGTCGGAACCCTAGACAACATCACCGACAAATATTTGGGGATAGAGAAGCAGGTGCCGAAATTGAGAAGAAGGCACGCGGAGAAGGTGAGTGAGAGCTATGCTATGGCGTGGGAGGAGCATCTGAAGGATGCCGGATTCGGAAGGTTCAGCTGGCGCCGGCCGTTTATTACTCACTTTACCGGCTGTCAGCCCTGCAGCGGCGACCATAATCAGGCGTATTCCGGCGAGGTTTGCGGCGATTCCATGCATAAAGCGCTGAATTTTGCGGATAATCAGGTGCTCCGTCGATATGGGTTTAGGCACAAGGATCTGCTCGATACTTCCTCTGTTGTGCCTTTAGGTTTCGATTTTCCGGCTTAG